One Vibrio campbellii CAIM 519 = NBRC 15631 = ATCC 25920 genomic window carries:
- a CDS encoding DUF2802 domain-containing protein produces MAEETFLSLPFIVGGLAFVFLVLLLLQLRVRAGLQKQMDQQRAQARHAEKEVQKLNKQLLEVRSVVVGLGQKVTEQQDVIQHLNERIRELEHADTDGRLYSRASKMVQLGADINELIEECELPKAEAELMLSLQKKLAGKEKIPPLSSQPSDDPTYSSRGRRR; encoded by the coding sequence ATGGCTGAAGAAACCTTCCTATCATTACCGTTTATTGTAGGCGGTCTAGCGTTTGTCTTCTTGGTGCTGCTTTTGCTTCAGCTGCGCGTGCGTGCGGGTTTGCAAAAGCAGATGGATCAGCAACGTGCTCAAGCGCGTCATGCGGAAAAAGAAGTGCAAAAGCTGAATAAACAACTGTTGGAAGTACGTTCAGTGGTGGTTGGCCTAGGTCAGAAAGTCACTGAACAACAAGATGTTATTCAACATCTTAATGAGCGCATTCGTGAACTTGAACACGCTGATACAGACGGACGTTTGTACAGCCGCGCTTCAAAAATGGTTCAACTTGGTGCTGACATCAATGAGTTGATTGAAGAGTGTGAATTGCCAAAAGCAGAGGCGGAATTGATGTTGTCTCTGCAGAAAAAATTGGCAGGGAAGGAGAAAATCCCACCGCTAAGCAGTCAACCCTCTGATGACCCGACATATTCCTCTCGCGGAAGACGTCGATAA
- a CDS encoding chemotaxis protein CheW, with the protein MSQAFEVEVKKDTSNDEVLQWVTFQLEEETYGINVMQVREVLRYTEIAPVPGAPDYVLGIINLRGNVVTVIDTRSRFGLMEGEVTDNTRIIVIESERQVIGILVDSVAEVVYLRSSEIDTTPSVGTDESAKFIQGVSNRDGKLLILVDLNKLLTDDEWDEMAHL; encoded by the coding sequence ATGTCTCAAGCTTTTGAAGTAGAAGTGAAGAAAGATACATCGAACGACGAAGTTCTTCAGTGGGTGACGTTCCAACTAGAAGAAGAAACGTACGGCATTAACGTAATGCAAGTTCGTGAAGTTCTTCGCTACACAGAAATCGCTCCAGTTCCAGGTGCGCCAGATTACGTGCTAGGTATTATCAACCTACGTGGCAACGTTGTAACGGTTATCGATACACGTTCACGTTTTGGCCTAATGGAAGGCGAAGTGACAGACAACACGCGTATCATCGTGATTGAGTCTGAGCGTCAAGTAATCGGTATCCTAGTAGACAGCGTTGCTGAAGTGGTTTACCTACGCTCTTCTGAGATCGATACAACACCTTCTGTAGGTACTGACGAAAGCGCGAAGTTCATCCAAGGTGTAAGCAACCGTGACGGTAAGCTGCTTATCCTTGTTGATTTGAACAAGCTGCTAACCGATGACGAATGGGATGAGATGGCTCACCTGTAA
- a CDS encoding chemotaxis protein CheW, with protein MSNNDILSSEQALDDYFSALLGEEVEVIEQEEELDLLAQELSSAEPEPEPEPEPEPEPEPEPEPEPEPEPEPEPEPEPEPEPEPEPEPKLQLQYAEPESYQYSDSYSPELEAPNLEDVQRLLSQLESTNVVAELDIDDILEQNTIDIATEAKAMEPEIEVETAVETVEEIQEWVIDEEPISTVEVEQPEPVWEQPEIEMVEPTVDVEVETEQHTETETELETEAGAKLPNTWESTQRSADFQVLYFDVNGVTFAVPLDELGGIHRITELNHLIGRPAWYLGLQTSREQQFDVVDTAKWVMADKLRDDNYKDNYQYVVMLGESMWGLASNQLMGTETLNIDKVRWREQAGKRPWLAGMVKEKMCALIHVQALIDMLNAGLDVKSLN; from the coding sequence ATGAGCAATAACGACATACTTTCCAGTGAACAAGCACTCGATGATTACTTCAGTGCTTTACTAGGCGAAGAGGTCGAAGTTATTGAGCAAGAAGAAGAGCTTGACTTGCTCGCTCAAGAACTATCATCTGCAGAGCCAGAGCCAGAGCCAGAGCCAGAGCCAGAGCCAGAGCCAGAGCCAGAGCCAGAGCCAGAGCCAGAGCCAGAGCCAGAGCCAGAGCCAGAGCCAGAGCCAGAGCCAGAGCCAGAGCCAGAGCCAGAGCCAAAATTACAGCTGCAATACGCAGAACCGGAGTCGTATCAATATAGTGATTCGTACTCGCCAGAGTTAGAAGCGCCTAATCTGGAAGACGTTCAGCGATTGCTTAGCCAACTTGAGTCCACCAACGTGGTGGCAGAGTTGGATATCGATGACATTCTGGAACAAAACACCATTGATATTGCGACTGAAGCAAAAGCAATGGAGCCAGAAATTGAAGTCGAAACAGCGGTGGAAACCGTTGAAGAAATTCAAGAGTGGGTGATCGACGAAGAGCCGATATCGACTGTTGAGGTTGAACAACCTGAGCCAGTTTGGGAGCAACCAGAAATTGAAATGGTTGAACCCACAGTTGATGTTGAAGTGGAGACTGAACAGCACACTGAGACAGAAACAGAACTGGAAACCGAAGCGGGTGCAAAGTTACCCAATACTTGGGAAAGCACGCAGCGGAGTGCAGACTTTCAAGTGCTTTACTTCGATGTAAATGGTGTGACTTTTGCGGTGCCGCTTGATGAGTTAGGGGGTATTCACCGCATCACAGAGCTGAACCACTTGATTGGTCGCCCTGCATGGTACTTGGGTTTGCAAACCAGTCGTGAGCAACAATTTGATGTTGTCGACACTGCAAAGTGGGTGATGGCGGATAAGCTTCGCGACGACAACTACAAAGATAACTACCAATACGTCGTCATGCTTGGTGAAAGCATGTGGGGGCTGGCCAGTAACCAATTGATGGGGACTGAAACGCTCAATATCGACAAAGTCCGGTGGCGTGAACAAGCGGGCAAACGCCCTTGGCTAGCGGGCATGGTGAAAGAAAAAATGTGTGCTTTAATTCATGTCCAAGCACTTATAGACATGCTAAACGCGGGTTTAGATGTAAAATCACTGAATTAG
- a CDS encoding ParA family protein, with product MIVWSVANQKGGVGKTTSTVTLAGLLSQKGHRVLMVDTDPHASLTTYLGYDPDAVTSSLFDLFQLKTFSRETVKPLILETELEGMDIIPAHMSLATLDRVMGNRSGMGLILKRALQAVAQDYDYVLIDCPPILGVMMVNALAASDRILIPVQTEFLAMKGLERMIRTLTIMQKSRPGGFKVTIVPTMYDKRTKASLQTLTQLKKDYPNQVWTSAVPIDTKFRDASLKHLPASHFASGSRGVFAYKQLLIYLERLAFDEQ from the coding sequence ATGATCGTTTGGAGTGTAGCTAACCAAAAAGGTGGGGTAGGGAAAACCACATCAACCGTGACATTGGCCGGTCTACTTAGCCAAAAAGGTCATCGTGTTTTGATGGTGGATACCGATCCGCACGCGTCGCTGACGACTTATCTTGGTTATGATCCGGATGCCGTAACATCAAGCTTGTTCGATCTTTTCCAACTCAAGACGTTTTCACGTGAGACGGTGAAACCGTTGATCTTAGAAACCGAGCTTGAAGGGATGGACATCATTCCCGCGCACATGTCGCTTGCTACGCTAGATCGCGTAATGGGCAACCGCAGTGGAATGGGTTTGATCTTGAAGCGCGCATTACAAGCTGTTGCTCAAGACTACGATTATGTCTTGATTGATTGTCCGCCGATTCTAGGTGTGATGATGGTTAACGCACTAGCAGCCAGTGACCGCATTTTGATTCCGGTTCAAACCGAATTTCTTGCAATGAAAGGTCTGGAGCGCATGATTCGCACCCTGACTATCATGCAAAAGTCTCGTCCGGGTGGCTTCAAAGTGACTATCGTTCCGACTATGTACGATAAGCGCACCAAAGCCTCGTTGCAGACACTGACTCAGCTTAAGAAAGACTACCCGAATCAGGTGTGGACTTCGGCTGTGCCTATTGACACCAAATTCCGCGATGCGAGCTTGAAACATTTGCCTGCATCGCATTTTGCTTCTGGCAGTCGTGGCGTGTTTGCTTATAAGCAACTGTTGATTTACCTGGAGAGGTTAGCGTTCGATGAGCAATAA
- a CDS encoding protein-glutamate methylesterase/protein-glutamine glutaminase, with protein MAIKVLVVDDSSFFRRRVSEIINSESRLEVIDVAVNGREAVEKAKTLKPDVITMDIEMPVMDGITAVREIMAASPAPILMFSSLTHDGAKATLDALDAGALDFLPKKFEDIARNRDEAVSLLQQRVIQIASKRAFMRRPIARPAATATSSTVRPLASRNAAPTASAPSRPMAAKFRASGKKYQLTAIGTSTGGPVALQKILTRLPVNYPHPIVLIQHMPATFTAAFASRLNTLCKIQVKEAQDGDVLQAGVAYLAPGGKQMMVDGRAGAARLRIIDGGDRMNYKPCVDVTFGSAAKVYGDKVLSMVLTGMGADGREGARMLKSAGSTIWAQDEESCVVYGMPQAVAKAGISTEDLPLDRIAERMLVEVGLA; from the coding sequence ATGGCGATTAAAGTACTAGTCGTTGATGATTCGAGTTTTTTCCGTCGTCGCGTAAGCGAAATCATCAACTCAGAATCGCGCCTAGAAGTGATTGACGTTGCGGTTAACGGTAGAGAAGCGGTTGAGAAAGCCAAAACTCTGAAACCTGACGTCATCACAATGGATATTGAAATGCCAGTCATGGACGGTATCACTGCCGTTCGTGAAATCATGGCTGCATCTCCTGCGCCAATCCTGATGTTTTCGTCCCTGACTCACGATGGGGCGAAAGCAACGCTTGACGCACTAGACGCTGGTGCGCTGGATTTCTTACCGAAAAAATTTGAAGACATTGCTCGTAACCGTGATGAAGCGGTATCACTGCTTCAACAGCGTGTGATTCAAATCGCTTCTAAACGAGCGTTTATGCGCCGTCCAATTGCTCGACCAGCTGCAACGGCGACCAGTTCAACAGTGCGCCCTTTGGCTTCTCGCAATGCTGCGCCGACTGCATCTGCGCCAAGCCGTCCGATGGCAGCGAAATTCCGCGCATCAGGTAAGAAGTATCAGCTAACGGCGATTGGTACGTCGACTGGTGGTCCTGTCGCGCTACAAAAAATTCTGACCCGTTTGCCAGTTAACTATCCGCACCCAATCGTGCTTATCCAGCACATGCCTGCGACTTTTACCGCGGCGTTTGCAAGCCGTCTCAACACGCTTTGCAAAATCCAAGTGAAAGAAGCGCAAGATGGTGATGTGTTGCAAGCGGGTGTGGCTTATCTTGCCCCAGGCGGCAAACAGATGATGGTTGACGGTCGTGCAGGTGCTGCTCGTCTTCGTATTATCGACGGTGGCGACCGAATGAACTATAAACCATGTGTTGACGTGACCTTCGGCTCGGCAGCAAAAGTCTACGGCGACAAAGTTCTGTCGATGGTACTGACCGGCATGGGTGCTGATGGTCGTGAAGGTGCACGCATGCTGAAATCTGCAGGCTCTACCATTTGGGCGCAAGATGAAGAAAGCTGTGTGGTTTATGGCATGCCACAAGCGGTTGCGAAAGCAGGCATCTCTACTGAAGACTTACCACTCGATCGCATTGCTGAGCGCATGTTGGTGGAAGTGGGCTTAGCGTAG
- a CDS encoding chemotaxis protein CheA, translated as MSYDLDEDILQDFLIEAGEILELLSEQLVELENNPEDKDLLNAIFRGFHTVKGGAGFLSLAELVDTCHGAENVFDVLRNGQRSVTPSLMDTMLKALDTVNHQFQAVQDREPLDAADPALLEELHRLCKPESEDEVVATVEAPVVTPEPVIPEPVIEQPAAPVESAPASSSVGSVDEITQDEFEKLLDELHGKGSAPGASAPAPVAPAAPVQASAPAADSGDITDDEFERLLDELHGVGKSPSASDVAPVDPPKSPEPAAPSPAPAPAPEPEAKPVAVKEEAKAPAVKKPQAEATVRVDTSTLDTIMNMVGELVLVRNRLLSLGLNSNDEEMSKAVANLDVVTADLQGAVMKTRMQPIKKVFGRFPRVVRDLARNLNKDIVLEMRGEETDLDKNLVEALADPLIHLVRNSVDHGIEMPDDRAKAGKSRTGKVILSASQEGDHIELAIVDDGGGMDPNKLRGIAVKRGMMDEDAAARLSDKECFNLIFAPGFSSKEKISDISGRGVGMDVVKTAINTLNGSIDIDSELGKGTKITIKVPLTLAILPTLMVGVGGHPFALPLASVNEIFHLDLSRTNVVDGQLTIIVRDKSIPLFYLQNWLASKSPRVQERTGHGHVVIVQIGSQRVGFVVDTLIGQEEVVIKPLDNLLQGTPGMAGATITSDGHIALILDVPDLLKQYAAASRI; from the coding sequence ATGAGCTACGATTTAGACGAAGATATTCTTCAGGACTTTCTCATTGAGGCTGGAGAAATCCTAGAGCTGCTTTCTGAGCAGCTTGTTGAACTGGAAAACAATCCAGAAGACAAAGATCTCCTAAACGCGATTTTCCGCGGCTTCCACACAGTGAAAGGCGGTGCTGGTTTCCTATCATTAGCGGAGCTGGTGGATACTTGTCACGGTGCAGAGAACGTGTTCGACGTGTTGCGAAACGGTCAACGTTCAGTGACGCCAAGCCTGATGGACACCATGCTGAAAGCGCTTGATACGGTTAACCATCAATTCCAAGCGGTACAAGATCGTGAACCTCTAGACGCGGCAGATCCTGCGTTGCTAGAAGAGCTTCACCGTCTATGCAAACCTGAGTCTGAAGACGAAGTCGTCGCTACAGTTGAAGCGCCAGTCGTAACGCCAGAGCCTGTTATTCCTGAGCCTGTCATCGAGCAACCAGCTGCGCCAGTTGAGTCTGCTCCTGCATCTTCAAGCGTTGGCTCTGTTGACGAAATCACCCAAGACGAATTTGAAAAGCTATTGGACGAGCTGCACGGTAAAGGTTCTGCTCCGGGTGCGTCTGCACCGGCGCCAGTAGCTCCAGCTGCACCTGTTCAGGCAAGTGCGCCTGCAGCGGACAGCGGCGACATCACTGATGATGAATTTGAACGTCTATTGGATGAGCTACACGGTGTGGGTAAGAGCCCATCAGCATCAGATGTTGCTCCAGTAGACCCGCCTAAATCGCCAGAGCCAGCTGCTCCTTCTCCAGCACCTGCTCCGGCTCCTGAGCCAGAAGCAAAACCGGTTGCGGTAAAAGAAGAAGCAAAAGCACCTGCGGTTAAGAAGCCACAAGCGGAAGCAACGGTACGTGTTGATACTTCGACGCTAGACACCATCATGAACATGGTTGGTGAGCTTGTATTGGTGCGTAACCGTCTACTAAGCCTTGGTTTGAACAGCAACGACGAAGAAATGTCGAAAGCGGTAGCAAACCTAGACGTCGTGACTGCAGACCTTCAAGGTGCAGTGATGAAAACGCGCATGCAGCCAATCAAGAAAGTATTTGGCCGTTTCCCGCGTGTTGTTCGCGACTTGGCGCGTAACCTAAATAAAGACATCGTGCTTGAAATGCGCGGTGAAGAGACCGATCTAGATAAAAACCTAGTAGAGGCGCTAGCGGATCCATTGATCCACTTGGTGCGTAACTCGGTTGACCACGGCATCGAAATGCCAGACGACCGAGCGAAAGCCGGTAAATCTCGTACTGGTAAAGTCATCCTGTCGGCATCACAAGAAGGCGATCATATCGAACTGGCTATCGTTGACGATGGCGGCGGTATGGATCCGAACAAACTTCGTGGCATCGCAGTGAAACGCGGCATGATGGACGAAGATGCGGCAGCGCGTCTATCAGACAAAGAATGTTTCAACCTGATCTTTGCGCCAGGTTTCTCAAGTAAAGAGAAGATCTCAGATATCTCTGGTCGTGGTGTAGGTATGGACGTGGTGAAGACTGCGATCAATACGCTAAACGGCTCTATCGATATCGATTCAGAGCTGGGCAAGGGCACTAAGATCACTATCAAAGTTCCACTGACACTGGCAATTCTTCCAACACTGATGGTCGGCGTTGGCGGTCATCCGTTCGCTCTGCCATTGGCGTCGGTGAACGAGATTTTCCACTTAGATCTAAGCCGTACTAACGTGGTGGATGGTCAGTTGACGATCATCGTACGTGATAAGTCTATCCCACTGTTCTACTTGCAGAACTGGTTGGCTTCTAAGTCTCCTCGTGTTCAAGAGCGCACAGGCCACGGCCATGTAGTTATCGTACAGATCGGCAGCCAACGTGTTGGTTTTGTTGTGGATACATTGATCGGCCAAGAAGAAGTGGTGATCAAGCCACTAGACAATCTATTGCAAGGCACGCCAGGAATGGCAGGTGCGACGATCACCAGTGATGGCCACATCGCATTGATTCTTGATGTGCCAGACCTACTTAAGCAATACGCTGCAGCTTCGCGCATCTAA
- a CDS encoding protein phosphatase CheZ produces MISLEQAKSLVQMLESGEQDQANALVASIYESDGNPMLKEIGTLTRDLHDSLKHFNIDQRMTEIARAEIPDARDRLQYVIDKTELAANKTMDAVEYCLPIADNLHECLQQVRPQWNELMHGRIELSDFKALCHRIDELLVQVEGDSTELRGQLTEILMAQDFQDLTGQIIRRVITLVNEVEDRLVEILTVFSGNKPEEQTQVLPEPSDKKIKQSSEAEGPILNPEQREDAVSSQDEVDDLLSSLGF; encoded by the coding sequence ATGATCTCACTAGAGCAGGCGAAGTCGCTCGTTCAGATGCTAGAAAGCGGGGAACAAGATCAAGCGAATGCGCTTGTTGCCTCGATATATGAAAGTGATGGGAATCCGATGTTAAAAGAAATCGGAACATTAACCCGCGACCTTCATGATTCACTTAAGCACTTCAATATTGATCAACGCATGACAGAAATTGCCAGGGCGGAAATCCCTGATGCAAGAGACCGTCTGCAATACGTGATTGATAAAACTGAGTTAGCAGCAAATAAAACGATGGACGCGGTAGAGTACTGTTTGCCTATCGCCGATAACCTGCATGAGTGCCTTCAACAAGTTCGCCCTCAGTGGAACGAACTCATGCACGGACGCATTGAATTAAGCGATTTTAAAGCGCTTTGCCATCGTATTGATGAGCTGTTGGTTCAGGTCGAAGGTGATAGCACTGAATTGCGCGGTCAGCTGACCGAAATTCTTATGGCACAAGACTTCCAAGACTTAACGGGTCAAATCATTCGTCGCGTGATCACGCTTGTCAATGAAGTGGAAGATCGCCTAGTTGAGATCTTGACCGTCTTTTCTGGCAATAAACCAGAAGAACAGACTCAAGTTTTGCCAGAACCGTCAGATAAAAAGATAAAACAATCAAGCGAAGCAGAAGGCCCAATTCTTAATCCTGAGCAAAGGGAAGATGCGGTCTCGTCGCAGGACGAAGTCGACGACTTGTTGTCCAGTCTTGGATTTTAA
- the cheY gene encoding chemotaxis response regulator CheY — translation MKILIVDDFSTMRRIVKNLLRDLGFNNTQEADDGLTALPMLKKGDFDFVVTDWNMPGMQGIDLLKHIRADAELKHLPVLMITAEAKREQIIEAAQAGVNGYIVKPFTAATLKEKLDKIFERL, via the coding sequence ATGAAGATCCTTATTGTTGATGATTTCTCAACAATGCGCCGTATTGTTAAAAACCTGCTTCGTGACTTGGGTTTCAATAACACTCAGGAAGCGGACGATGGTTTAACCGCATTACCTATGCTGAAAAAAGGTGACTTCGACTTTGTTGTAACTGACTGGAACATGCCAGGTATGCAAGGCATCGATCTGCTTAAACACATCCGTGCGGATGCGGAACTTAAGCACCTACCTGTTCTAATGATCACAGCGGAAGCAAAGCGTGAGCAGATCATCGAAGCAGCTCAAGCAGGCGTTAACGGTTACATCGTTAAGCCATTTACGGCTGCAACGCTAAAAGAAAAACTAGATAAAATCTTCGAACGTTTATAA
- a CDS encoding RNA polymerase sigma factor FliA — MNKAITYDQHGKFNSQQAFIERYSVLVKRIAHHLLGRLPPSVQVEDLIQAGMIGLIEAQQNYDGSKGASFETYAGIRIRGAMLDDIRKGDWVPRSVHKNNREINQAIAELEGVLNRDPSDSEVAAHLGMTLDQYHSALTDINCSKLVGIEDLGVSDDVISPADETDDSNPFKGVADESFKKALVESIKQLPEREALVLSLYYDEELNLKEIGDVLGVSESRVSQILSQAMQRLRTKLSAWTQND; from the coding sequence GTGAATAAAGCGATTACCTATGACCAACATGGCAAATTTAACAGCCAGCAGGCGTTCATTGAACGTTACTCGGTGTTGGTTAAGCGTATTGCTCATCACCTGTTAGGCCGTTTACCGCCGAGTGTTCAGGTAGAAGATTTAATTCAGGCCGGCATGATCGGCCTTATCGAAGCTCAGCAGAATTATGATGGTTCTAAAGGTGCGAGCTTTGAAACTTATGCAGGTATCCGAATTCGCGGTGCAATGTTAGATGACATTCGCAAAGGCGACTGGGTGCCTCGTTCTGTTCATAAGAACAATCGCGAAATTAACCAAGCGATCGCAGAGCTGGAAGGTGTACTAAATCGTGACCCATCGGACTCAGAAGTAGCAGCGCATCTTGGTATGACACTAGACCAATATCATAGTGCACTTACCGACATAAACTGTTCAAAACTGGTGGGAATTGAAGATTTAGGCGTCTCTGATGATGTGATTTCACCGGCTGATGAAACCGATGACAGCAACCCATTTAAGGGCGTTGCTGATGAATCGTTCAAAAAAGCACTGGTTGAATCAATAAAACAACTTCCAGAGCGTGAAGCGCTAGTACTTTCGCTTTATTATGACGAAGAACTCAATTTGAAAGAGATTGGCGACGTGTTGGGTGTAAGCGAATCTCGCGTAAGCCAAATACTGAGTCAAGCGATGCAACGTTTACGCACCAAGCTCAGTGCGTGGACACAAAATGACTAA
- a CDS encoding MinD/ParA family protein → MTENMIHDQASGLRRLTQPSLTKVIAVTGGKGGVGKSNVTLGLAICMARQGKKVMVLDADLGLANVDVMLGIRSKRNLGHVLAGECELKDAIVEGPYGIKIVPATSGTQSMTELSHAQHAGLIRAFGSLEEEIDVLLIDTAAGISDMVISFSRAAQDVVVVVCDEPTSITDAYALIKLLSKEHQVQRFKVVANMVRSYREGRELFAKLTLVTERFLNVSLELVACIPLDDKVRQAVKRQKIVVDAFPRSPAALAISSLANKALTWPLPKAPSGHLEFFVERLLNRTEFTEDPFGE, encoded by the coding sequence ATGACTGAGAATATGATACACGATCAAGCAAGCGGCCTCCGTCGCTTAACACAACCATCATTGACTAAAGTAATTGCTGTTACTGGCGGCAAAGGTGGCGTGGGTAAATCAAACGTAACACTGGGTCTGGCGATCTGTATGGCTCGCCAAGGCAAAAAGGTGATGGTTCTCGATGCTGACCTAGGTCTAGCCAATGTGGACGTTATGCTCGGAATCCGTTCAAAACGTAACCTAGGGCATGTCCTTGCGGGTGAATGTGAGCTAAAAGATGCGATTGTTGAAGGCCCTTATGGTATAAAGATAGTCCCTGCAACTTCTGGCACACAAAGCATGACCGAGCTATCTCACGCTCAACATGCTGGACTCATCCGTGCATTTGGTAGCCTTGAAGAAGAAATTGACGTCCTGCTGATTGATACAGCAGCGGGCATTTCTGACATGGTGATTAGCTTTTCACGTGCAGCTCAAGATGTTGTGGTTGTTGTCTGCGATGAGCCGACTTCTATCACAGATGCCTACGCATTAATCAAGCTGTTGAGTAAAGAACACCAGGTTCAGCGCTTCAAAGTTGTTGCAAATATGGTCAGAAGCTACCGTGAAGGCAGAGAATTATTCGCAAAGTTGACACTAGTCACAGAGCGCTTCTTGAATGTCAGCCTTGAACTCGTAGCATGTATTCCATTGGATGACAAAGTACGTCAAGCCGTGAAAAGACAGAAGATTGTTGTGGATGCATTCCCTCGTTCTCCTGCGGCTTTAGCGATCAGCTCATTAGCGAACAAAGCTCTGACGTGGCCACTGCCAAAAGCACCAAGTGGACACCTAGAGTTTTTTGTCGAAAGACTGTTAAATCGTACTGAATTCACAGAGGACCCTTTTGGTGAATAA
- the flhF gene encoding flagellar biosynthesis protein FlhF produces MKIKRFFAKDMRTALLQVKEELGAEAVIMSNKKVAGGVEIVAAIDGESNAAPTSQAHSLPNRGAAQPNRYSEQRQLPSSAAERYQDRRLDEDRISLNANSEKSGSMTQRFANMLKQYSGGAAESDDHVAENEDSLSALLQRQNKHRESYNQEKPAPYQPDSPLAKLIAQDNRFDRPTPKLDPTRYDRRRPSDEREDSESELENMREEMTSIRRLLEHQVSGLMWQEVERREPLRAMLIKRLERMGVSPELADQMACYIPEDTKPARAWKALLSLVADQISIPKQDILKRGGVVALLGPTGVGKTTTVAKLAARAAMEFGADNVALVTTDTYRIGAHEQLSIYGRIMGCPVRVAKDSNELADVIYQLRNRRLILVDTAGMGQRDVRLSEQLDTLMQESGEVIHSYLVLPATAQRRVLQETLDHFRRIPLSGCILTKLDESLSLGEFISVVIQNAMPVAYIANGQRVPEDIVIAQPKYMIAKANELLEKSTENEPHFWNSDSEGL; encoded by the coding sequence TTGAAAATTAAACGATTTTTTGCCAAAGACATGAGAACGGCGCTGCTCCAAGTGAAAGAAGAGCTTGGTGCAGAAGCAGTGATCATGTCGAATAAGAAAGTGGCAGGCGGTGTAGAGATCGTAGCGGCAATCGATGGTGAGTCGAATGCAGCACCAACTTCGCAAGCACACTCTCTTCCTAATCGTGGCGCAGCTCAACCAAATCGTTATAGCGAACAACGTCAATTGCCGTCATCCGCAGCAGAGCGTTATCAAGATCGCCGTTTGGATGAAGACAGAATTAGCCTAAACGCAAACAGCGAAAAATCAGGCTCAATGACGCAACGTTTCGCCAACATGCTCAAGCAATACAGCGGCGGGGCAGCAGAATCCGATGACCATGTGGCAGAGAACGAAGACTCTTTGTCGGCATTGCTGCAGCGTCAAAATAAGCACCGTGAAAGCTATAACCAAGAGAAGCCAGCGCCCTATCAACCAGACTCGCCATTGGCGAAGTTGATTGCGCAAGATAACCGATTCGACCGCCCAACGCCTAAGTTGGATCCAACGCGCTATGACCGTCGTCGTCCATCGGATGAGCGAGAAGATTCAGAAAGTGAGCTGGAGAACATGCGCGAAGAGATGACGTCGATTCGTCGTCTGTTGGAGCATCAAGTGTCAGGCTTAATGTGGCAAGAGGTAGAGCGTCGTGAGCCATTGCGTGCGATGTTGATTAAGCGTTTGGAACGCATGGGTGTATCACCTGAGCTTGCAGACCAGATGGCTTGCTACATTCCAGAAGATACCAAACCGGCGCGAGCTTGGAAGGCACTGCTTTCTCTCGTGGCGGATCAAATCAGCATTCCAAAACAAGACATCCTCAAGCGTGGCGGTGTGGTTGCACTGCTGGGCCCAACGGGTGTTGGTAAAACGACTACGGTTGCAAAACTTGCAGCGCGTGCGGCGATGGAGTTTGGTGCCGACAATGTGGCCCTTGTAACAACCGACACATATCGCATAGGTGCACATGAGCAGCTCTCAATTTACGGAAGAATTATGGGTTGTCCCGTAAGAGTTGCTAAAGATTCTAACGAGTTAGCCGATGTTATATATCAGCTACGAAACAGAAGACTGATTTTGGTCGATACGGCAGGGATGGGGCAACGAGATGTAAGACTCTCTGAGCAGCTTGATACCCTAATGCAAGAGAGCGGAGAAGTGATTCACAGCTACCTTGTTTTGCCAGCTACCGCACAACGTCGTGTTCTACAAGAAACACTGGATCATTTCCGACGCATTCCGTTGTCGGGCTGTATTTTGACTAAGCTTGATGAATCGTTGAGTTTAGGTGAATTCATCAGCGTGGTGATTCAGAACGCGATGCCAGTGGCCTACATTGCCAATGGTCAGCGCGTGCCAGAAGACATTGTGATAGCACAACCAAAATACATGATTGCGAAAGCAAATGAACTGTTAGAGAAGTCGACAGAGAACGAACCTCACTTTTGGAACAGTGACAGCGAAGGACTCTAG